One window from the genome of Candidatus Cloacimonadota bacterium encodes:
- the pstB gene encoding phosphate ABC transporter ATP-binding protein has product MVDIQLQSLDLNLWFGKNHVLHDVSLPVYKHQVTAMIGPSGCGKSTLLRCFNRMNDLIPGTRIEGRALLGDADIYAPKADVSKLRSRIGMVFQKPNPFPKSIFNNVAFGLQIQGGFSKAEISNRVEESLKAAWLWEEVKDRLSSSAMSLSGGQQQRLCIARALANRPDVLMLDEPTSALDPQSTAKIEELCLELKHNVTILIVTHNVAQAGRISDQTAFMYLGELLEFGPTERVFTVPADKRTEAYLTGVFG; this is encoded by the coding sequence ATGGTAGATATACAATTACAAAGTTTGGACCTCAATCTCTGGTTCGGAAAAAACCACGTTCTGCACGACGTCAGCCTGCCAGTTTACAAACATCAGGTAACAGCCATGATCGGTCCCTCCGGCTGCGGAAAATCAACCCTGTTGAGGTGTTTCAACCGCATGAACGACCTCATTCCCGGCACCCGCATCGAGGGCAGGGCCTTGCTCGGAGACGCGGACATCTATGCTCCCAAAGCCGATGTTTCCAAGCTTCGGTCGCGCATCGGCATGGTTTTTCAAAAACCGAATCCCTTTCCCAAAAGCATCTTCAACAACGTGGCCTTTGGCTTGCAGATCCAGGGCGGATTCAGCAAGGCAGAGATCAGCAACAGGGTTGAGGAAAGCCTGAAAGCCGCTTGGCTTTGGGAAGAGGTGAAAGACCGGCTATCCTCCTCCGCGATGAGCCTTTCCGGAGGCCAGCAACAGAGGCTGTGCATTGCCCGGGCCCTTGCCAACCGTCCCGACGTGTTGATGCTGGATGAACCCACTTCGGCGCTTGATCCCCAGTCCACCGCCAAGATCGAAGAATTGTGCTTGGAACTCAAACACAATGTGACTATACTTATAGTTACACACAACGTTGCCCAAGCCGGCCGGATTTCGGATCAGACCGCTTTCATGTACCTGGGCGAACTGTTGGAATTCGGCCCCACCGAACGGGTTTTCACGGTACCCGCGGACAAACGCACCGAAGCCTACCTCACCGGTGTCTTCGGCTAA
- the pstC gene encoding phosphate ABC transporter permease subunit PstC — translation MKTFKEKSFQTITYTAALFTVACLLGIIFGLFREGLPIFKHVGLKEFLFTNNWYPAHAEPGFGALALIVGSLVVTLGSLIIAIPLGLGAAIFLSEMAGPRLREITKPVIELLAGIPSVVYGLFGMAFLAPLVREWFDLDTGLNVFTASLILGVMIVPVICSMGEDALSSVPKNLREASLALGATRAETIFKAVIPAAKNGLAGSVLMGFGRAIGETMVVLMVAGGAARIPSSIFDPVRPLTSTIAAEMGETVMGDLHYQSLFALAIILFLITFVSNLITESMLLKRGKK, via the coding sequence ATGAAGACTTTTAAGGAAAAGAGTTTCCAGACAATCACCTACACGGCAGCGTTGTTCACGGTGGCCTGTTTGCTGGGAATCATCTTTGGGCTTTTCCGGGAAGGCTTGCCAATTTTCAAACACGTTGGCCTGAAAGAGTTTCTGTTCACCAACAATTGGTATCCCGCCCACGCGGAACCGGGATTCGGAGCCCTGGCGCTGATCGTCGGGTCCCTGGTCGTGACCTTGGGTTCGCTGATCATAGCCATCCCGTTGGGACTGGGAGCCGCGATTTTCCTCTCAGAGATGGCCGGGCCGCGCCTGCGCGAGATCACCAAACCCGTGATCGAATTGCTGGCAGGGATCCCCTCCGTGGTTTACGGCCTTTTTGGCATGGCCTTTCTCGCTCCCCTGGTGCGGGAGTGGTTTGATCTGGACACCGGTTTGAACGTGTTCACGGCCTCGCTGATCTTGGGCGTAATGATCGTGCCTGTGATCTGCAGCATGGGCGAAGACGCGCTGTCCAGCGTTCCCAAAAACCTCCGCGAAGCTTCGCTGGCCCTGGGCGCCACGCGAGCCGAAACCATTTTCAAAGCTGTAATCCCCGCTGCTAAAAACGGCCTGGCAGGAAGTGTGCTGATGGGTTTTGGACGCGCCATCGGCGAAACCATGGTGGTTCTGATGGTGGCTGGCGGGGCGGCCCGCATCCCAAGTTCCATCTTTGATCCGGTGCGTCCCCTCACCTCAACCATCGCCGCCGAGATGGGCGAAACCGTGATGGGCGATTTGCATTACCAGTCCCTGTTCGCTTTGGCCATCATCCTCTTCCTGATCACTTTTGTTTCCAATCTCATCACGGAATCCATGCTGCTGAAGAGGGGCAAGAAATGA
- a CDS encoding PTS transporter subunit EIIA, with translation MFLADFLDARAIAFEQRVLPREQVYQEIIQRICAQRSHNTPKCGQPMLDAILQREREAPMAYPSGIAIPHIRVEGLADTLIGMTFLQNPLDYDGIKVNWVVLIFTDKSSSKIYLNIVAALLKLSRDEEAMKSLHGLHDGHDVIHWLKQAKVEVGTDVTVADIMIRNPFCVGPDDVLRLANSLINEHKVSMLPVTDKDDTYLGELNILDILKVGVPDYLMMMMEDLKFLKSYEPLENLFEKEDEITAGEIMQKDNKVLEPDDSIVEAVYLMLKEGRRYFCVVEDGKLLGVVTAMDVFRKVAKA, from the coding sequence ATGTTTTTAGCGGATTTCCTCGATGCCCGGGCCATCGCGTTCGAGCAGCGTGTCCTGCCCCGGGAGCAGGTCTATCAGGAGATAATCCAGAGGATTTGCGCCCAAAGAAGCCACAACACCCCCAAATGCGGACAGCCAATGCTGGACGCGATCCTGCAACGCGAGCGGGAAGCACCAATGGCCTATCCAAGCGGGATTGCCATCCCCCACATCCGGGTTGAAGGACTCGCGGACACCCTGATCGGCATGACCTTTCTGCAAAATCCCCTGGATTATGACGGCATAAAGGTGAACTGGGTGGTGCTCATCTTCACGGACAAATCGTCCTCCAAGATCTATCTGAACATCGTGGCCGCCCTGCTGAAGCTTTCCAGGGATGAAGAGGCAATGAAAAGCCTGCATGGCCTGCATGACGGGCATGACGTGATCCACTGGCTAAAGCAGGCGAAAGTCGAGGTCGGGACGGATGTGACCGTCGCCGATATCATGATTCGCAATCCCTTCTGCGTTGGGCCTGACGACGTTCTCAGACTGGCAAACAGCCTCATCAACGAACACAAGGTCTCAATGTTGCCCGTCACCGACAAGGATGACACCTATCTGGGCGAACTCAACATCCTGGACATTCTCAAGGTGGGAGTTCCGGATTATCTGATGATGATGATGGAAGACTTGAAATTCCTCAAATCATACGAACCCCTGGAAAACCTCTTTGAAAAGGAAGATGAGATCACCGCTGGCGAAATCATGCAAAAGGACAACAAGGTGCTGGAGCCGGACGACTCCATCGTGGAAGCGGTTTACCTCATGCTCAAGGAAGGCCGCAGGTATTTCTGCGTGGTTGAGGATGGCAAACTGCTGGGCGTGGTGACGGCTATGGACGTCTTCAGGAAGGTGGCAAAAGCATGA
- the phoU gene encoding phosphate signaling complex protein PhoU, which yields MLNSKIKELKQLLLTEAGWVEKMISLALDGLYSHNNDLLNIVIGYEDKVNQMDLEIENKCISAIALYQPEAKDLRKIVMILKINNDLERLGDRAVNIAESAMHLMGKPVVSQVSELAQMRDSAFAMLKASLDAFATENAEACSAICEADNRVDELNRAVYHRLVDLIKQDTPLTESCLHLLRVARNLERIADLSTNVAENTVYLAVGKVIKHQQGEEDNPE from the coding sequence ATGCTAAACTCAAAGATTAAGGAATTAAAGCAGCTGCTGCTCACCGAGGCAGGCTGGGTGGAAAAAATGATCTCCCTGGCCCTCGACGGCCTGTACTCGCATAATAACGATCTTTTAAACATCGTGATCGGGTATGAGGATAAAGTGAATCAGATGGATCTGGAGATAGAGAACAAATGCATCTCAGCCATCGCCCTCTATCAGCCGGAAGCGAAAGACCTGCGCAAAATCGTGATGATCCTCAAGATCAACAACGACTTGGAACGGCTCGGCGACCGGGCGGTGAACATCGCCGAAAGCGCGATGCATCTGATGGGAAAACCAGTGGTATCCCAAGTTTCAGAACTCGCGCAGATGCGGGATTCGGCTTTTGCCATGCTCAAAGCCAGCCTGGACGCCTTTGCCACGGAAAACGCGGAAGCCTGCAGTGCCATTTGCGAAGCCGACAATCGGGTTGACGAGCTCAACCGCGCCGTTTACCATCGGTTGGTGGACCTGATCAAGCAGGACACGCCCCTCACAGAATCCTGCCTGCATCTGCTGCGCGTCGCCAGAAACCTGGAACGCATCGCGGATCTTTCCACCAATGTGGCCGAGAACACCGTCTATCTGGCCGTCGGAAAAGTGATCAAGCACCAGCAGGGTGAGGAAGACAACCCCGAATAA
- a CDS encoding ArsB/NhaD family transporter, protein MFAALIIFAVTYIFIITEWINKMLASLIGGFLLIVTGILTQGEAFKAVDWNVIFFLIGMMLVISVLKKTGVFMYVAIKTAKLVRGHPVAIMMLMFAITAFFSAFLDSVTAVMILVPVVMLICHELEITPVPFIITMAVASNMGGASTMVGDPPNVILGSAIGKTFLDFVTNLAPAAIASVIFSMGLIYLFYHKKLHVSLTNRAKLMSYNEDKLIKDKRTLVISLTVLGLMLLALALDGVLHIGTASISMTAALTLMIISNRRNMEPVMAKEIDWVTLFFFIGLFIIVEGLVKTGFINMFANKVISATGGNPRSTSMAILWLSGIFSAFVDNVPFVATMIPVLKQISQVINNPALMDPIWWCLSLGTCLGGNGTLIGASANIVSVGIAKQNGFHISFWDFTKISVVFTLCSLVICTVYILLRYF, encoded by the coding sequence ATGTTTGCGGCTCTGATCATCTTTGCCGTAACCTACATCTTCATCATCACAGAGTGGATCAACAAGATGCTGGCCTCTCTCATCGGTGGATTCCTCCTGATCGTTACCGGAATCCTGACCCAGGGCGAGGCTTTCAAGGCTGTTGACTGGAACGTCATATTCTTTCTTATCGGCATGATGCTGGTGATATCCGTGCTCAAGAAAACCGGGGTCTTCATGTATGTGGCTATCAAGACCGCCAAACTGGTGAGGGGGCACCCTGTGGCCATCATGATGCTGATGTTTGCCATCACTGCTTTTTTCTCGGCTTTTCTGGACAGCGTTACCGCTGTGATGATCCTGGTTCCGGTGGTGATGCTCATCTGCCATGAGCTGGAGATAACCCCCGTGCCCTTCATCATAACTATGGCCGTGGCCTCAAATATGGGAGGTGCCTCGACCATGGTGGGTGACCCACCCAACGTGATTCTGGGAAGCGCCATCGGCAAGACTTTTCTGGATTTTGTGACCAACCTCGCCCCGGCTGCCATCGCCTCCGTAATCTTCAGCATGGGACTTATCTATCTTTTTTACCACAAAAAACTTCACGTAAGTCTCACCAACCGGGCCAAGCTGATGAGCTACAATGAAGACAAGCTTATCAAGGACAAGCGGACGCTGGTGATTTCCCTAACCGTGCTGGGCCTAATGCTCCTGGCCCTGGCTCTGGACGGAGTTCTGCACATCGGCACGGCCAGCATTTCCATGACCGCGGCGTTGACCCTGATGATCATCAGCAACCGCAGGAATATGGAACCGGTGATGGCAAAGGAAATAGATTGGGTTACCCTCTTTTTCTTCATCGGGCTCTTCATCATCGTGGAAGGACTGGTCAAAACTGGCTTCATCAATATGTTCGCCAACAAAGTGATCAGCGCCACGGGAGGAAATCCCCGCTCCACCTCAATGGCCATCCTCTGGCTTTCAGGAATATTTTCTGCTTTTGTGGACAACGTTCCTTTCGTGGCCACCATGATCCCCGTGCTCAAACAGATAAGTCAGGTTATAAACAACCCCGCATTGATGGACCCCATCTGGTGGTGCCTTTCGCTCGGCACCTGCCTGGGCGGAAACGGAACCCTGATCGGCGCCTCTGCCAATATTGTCTCTGTGGGGATAGCCAAGCAGAATGGCTTTCACATCTCATTTTGGGATTTCACCAAGATCAGCGTGGTTTTCACCCTCTGCTCTCTGGTGATTTGCACTGTTTACATCCTGCTCCGCTATTTCTAA
- the pstA gene encoding phosphate ABC transporter permease PstA, which translates to MNKRKLMNSLVTVIMALMLVLTALFLVLFLVRMFSQGAKVLSWDFLFTAPRDAMRAGGIYPALVGTFLLTALSMVVALPLGILTAIWLTNYGKPVWLVNILRVAINTLAGTPSIIFGLFGMAMFSNLLGFDISLLSGGLTLAILALPVIINNTEQAIRSVPEDFREASLALGATTRQTVSRVLLPTALPSILTGAIISIGRVAGETAPIMFTAATFYSRQLPKGLGDEVMALPYHIYALMTEGTHPTEQVPIAYGTSLVLLLLVISISAAAIWIRSSIRRKRQW; encoded by the coding sequence ATGAATAAACGAAAACTAATGAACAGCTTGGTCACAGTCATAATGGCACTGATGCTGGTTCTCACCGCTTTGTTTTTGGTCCTGTTCTTGGTGCGTATGTTTTCCCAAGGAGCCAAAGTGCTAAGCTGGGATTTCCTCTTCACCGCCCCGCGGGACGCCATGAGAGCCGGAGGTATTTATCCAGCCCTGGTGGGAACTTTTCTGCTCACTGCGCTGTCGATGGTGGTGGCGCTGCCTTTGGGGATTCTCACCGCCATTTGGCTAACCAATTACGGCAAGCCTGTTTGGCTGGTCAATATCCTGCGGGTGGCAATCAACACCCTGGCCGGCACGCCCTCCATCATTTTCGGGCTTTTTGGTATGGCAATGTTTTCCAACCTGCTTGGTTTCGACATTTCCCTGCTTTCCGGCGGACTTACCCTAGCCATCCTGGCCCTGCCGGTGATCATAAACAATACGGAACAGGCCATACGTAGCGTTCCAGAGGATTTTCGCGAAGCCTCGCTGGCCTTGGGTGCCACCACCCGGCAAACGGTTTCCCGCGTGCTTTTGCCCACCGCGCTTCCAAGTATTCTAACCGGCGCCATCATCAGCATCGGCCGCGTAGCCGGTGAAACAGCGCCGATCATGTTCACAGCCGCCACTTTTTACTCCCGTCAACTGCCGAAAGGCCTGGGCGACGAAGTGATGGCCCTGCCTTATCACATCTACGCCCTGATGACCGAAGGCACCCATCCCACGGAGCAGGTTCCCATAGCTTACGGAACCTCCCTGGTGCTTCTTTTGCTGGTAATCTCCATCAGCGCGGCGGCCATCTGGATCCGTTCGTCCATCAGAAGGAAAAGACAATGGTAG
- a CDS encoding PstS family phosphate ABC transporter substrate-binding protein has product MNKKYIIVALILLLAISFAVAKSRKITCSGSTTVLPIAQAAAEAYMDKHPDVNISIRGGGSGVGIAALQNGSADIANSSRVMKAKEISQAKSKGINPTPYAVALDGIAIVVHKSNSVANLSIAQIRDIYNGKIKNWSEVGGPKLPIVVISRDVASGTFEVFNEKALGGSKVVSSAQLLASNNAVASTVGSTPGGIGYIGLGYLTEEIKTVKVNSITPNTKTVQDGSYPLARKLYMYTNGKAKGDLGSYIAFIQSDAGQKIVVEQGFIALK; this is encoded by the coding sequence ATGAATAAAAAATATATTATTGTCGCCCTGATCCTACTTCTGGCAATTTCTTTTGCCGTAGCCAAGTCCCGTAAAATCACCTGTTCAGGTTCCACCACAGTGCTTCCGATCGCCCAAGCCGCCGCGGAAGCCTATATGGATAAGCATCCTGATGTTAATATCTCCATCCGCGGCGGCGGCTCAGGAGTGGGTATTGCCGCTCTGCAAAACGGGTCTGCTGATATTGCCAATTCCAGCCGCGTGATGAAGGCCAAGGAAATCTCACAGGCCAAATCCAAAGGCATCAACCCCACGCCATACGCCGTTGCGCTGGACGGCATCGCCATCGTGGTGCACAAAAGCAACTCTGTGGCCAACCTCAGCATCGCCCAGATCCGTGATATCTACAACGGCAAGATCAAGAACTGGAGCGAAGTGGGCGGACCCAAGCTGCCGATCGTCGTGATTTCCCGCGACGTGGCTTCCGGCACCTTCGAAGTCTTCAACGAAAAAGCCCTCGGCGGCAGCAAAGTGGTTTCCAGCGCGCAACTGCTGGCCTCCAATAACGCCGTTGCCTCCACGGTGGGCAGCACTCCCGGCGGGATTGGCTATATCGGCCTTGGCTATCTCACCGAAGAGATAAAAACCGTAAAAGTGAACAGCATTACCCCCAACACCAAAACCGTGCAGGACGGCTCCTATCCTCTGGCCCGCAAACTCTATATGTACACGAACGGCAAGGCGAAAGGTGATTTGGGCAGCTACATCGCTTTCATCCAATCCGATGCAGGACAAAAAATAGTGGTGGAACAGGGTTTCATCGCTCTTAAATAG